One window of Triticum dicoccoides isolate Atlit2015 ecotype Zavitan chromosome 5A, WEW_v2.0, whole genome shotgun sequence genomic DNA carries:
- the LOC119302955 gene encoding uncharacterized protein LOC119302955 has translation MAIRILNLTTSSSGCERNWSTFEMVDAKRRNQLDVARRDNLVYIQFNGRMIDKRKKLSSSSDVLLGEDASRAQDWICEDAYIDEEIDPTTGMPYSIIDEAMGASDLVEHRRSARVRELHEVEEFVEDDDNESDHEIEDDGIDYESDDDGVMATKDDEEEEEPPQP, from the exons ATGGCCATAAGGATACTTAACTTGACCACAAGTTCATCCGGATGTGAAAGAAATTGGAGCACATTTGAAATG GTAGATGCAAAGAGGAGAAATCAACTAGATGTGGCCCGTAGGGACAATCTAGTTTATATACAATTCAATGGAAGGATGATTGATAAAAGAAAGAAGTTATCCTCTTCTAGTGATGTTCTTCTTGGTGAAGATGCTTCACGAGCTCAAGATTGGATATGTGAAGATGCATATATCGATGAGGAGATTGATCCCACTACAGGCATGCCATACAGCATCATTGATGAAGCAATGGGGGCAAGCGATCTTGTGGAGCATCGTAGAAGTGCAAGAGTTAGAGAACTCCATGAAGTTGAAGAATTTGTTGAGGATGATGATAATGAATCAGATCATGAGATAGAGGATGATGGGATTGATTATGAGTCCGATGATGATGGAGTGATGGCAACCaaagacgatgaggaggaggaggaaccccCACAGCCTTGA